In Vigna unguiculata cultivar IT97K-499-35 chromosome 3, ASM411807v1, whole genome shotgun sequence, a single genomic region encodes these proteins:
- the LOC114176413 gene encoding probable leucine-rich repeat receptor-like protein kinase At1g35710 has translation MIYSQDGIQTNNLKCIFSCKRSLQKNQLHLLVKNMDHHLLQVVALLTLIAFGGTSWSIEACSPIDLEALMSFKNGIQKDTSGRLAKWIGASCCKWEGIVCENATFRVIQINLPGLISTDTDLSQTQMIGRISPSITLLSSLEIIDLGGLVGLSGAIPDTIGLHLPKLQKLYLYGNNLTGPIPESIGKFPNLQELALQENKLWGSIPMSLGSLQGLKRLLLYSNKLSGIIPDSLGNLINLTELDAHDNALVGNIPNSVGEMKALTKLDLSNNFLSGKMPSSLTNLTAISVLYLNTNSLEGTIAFPSRSGEMSSLGFLRLHNNLLGGNIPSNIGYLVSLQRLSLSNNKLEGALPSSLGNLVSLTELYLSGNFLSDQIPKSLGQLSRLIMLNISRNLIEGPLPQEISSLQNLQTLDLSFNHLQLSAIPKWMANMSSLSNVYLAGCGIQGQIPDFFQTTNSPIQELDLSVNILSGSIPSWIGSLSQLYLLNLSGNSLYSDIPDSFRNLQDLGVLDLHSNRLTGSIAPVFEIEQGIFGGSLKFVDLSENSFSSGIEEIGGGQLSIQFLNLSHNHLEGRLPNSIGSLNSLNCLDLSFNELGSNIPEVLANLTSLKILKLQENLFTGKIPNGFLKLLKLKELNVSNNHLEGEIPEGKPLVDFPESSYSGNKGLCGKPLGPCKL, from the coding sequence ATGATCTATTCTCAAGATGGAATCCAAACCAACAATCTTAAGTGCATTTTCAGCTGCAAGAGATCACTCCAAAAGAACCAACTTCATTTGCTAGTAAAAAACATGGATCATCACCTGCTGCAGGTAGTTGCACTGTTGACACTGATAGCATTTGGAGGCACAAGTTGGAGTATAGAAGCCTGCAGCCCCATTGACCTAGAAGCTTTGATGAGCTTCAAGAATGGAATTCAAAAGGACACATCTGGTCGCTTAGCTAAGTGGATTGGTGCAAGCTGCTGCAAGTGGGAAGGTATTGTCTGTGAAAATGCAACCTTTAGAGTGATTCAGATCAATCTCCCAGGACTTATTTCCACAGATACAGATTTGTCTCAAACACAAATGATTGGGCGGATTTCTCCTTCCATAACACTCCTCTCCTCCCTTGAAATCATTGATCTTGGTGGTTTAGTTGGTCTCAGTGGAGCTATTCCGGACACCATTGGTTTGCATCTGCCAAAGCTCCAAAAGCTCTACCTTTATGGCAACAATTTAACTGGTCCAATACCAGAAAGCATTGGAAAGTTTCCAAACCTCCAAGAACTAGCTCTGCAGGAAAATAAGCTATGGGGGTCTATTCCTATGAGCCTTGGAAGCCTTCAAGGTCTCAAAAGGTTGCTgctttattcaaataaattatcagGTATAATACCAGACTCACTTGGGAATTTGATAAATTTGACAGAATTGGATGCTCATGACAATGCTCTTGTGGGTAATATACCCAATAGTGTTGGTGAGATGAAGGCTTTGACAAAGCTTGATCTTTCAAACAATTTTCTAAGCGGGAAGATGCCTTCTTCATTAACCAATTTAACTGCCATTTCAGTTTTATATCTGAACACCAATTCTCTTGAGGGAACCATAGCATTTCCTTCAAGATCTGGTGAAATGTCTTCTCTAGGTTTCTTAAGACTCCATAACAATCTCCTTGGTGGAAATATACCTTCCAATATTGGCTATTTGGTATCTCTTCAAAGGCTTTCACTGTCAAACAACAAACTTGAAGGAGCACTGCCATCTAGTTTAGGCAATTTGGTATCGCTAACTGAGTTATATCTCAGTGGTAACTTCTTGTCTGATCAAATACCAAAATCACTAGGCCAACTTTCTCGGCTTATAATGTTGAACATCTCTAGAAATTTGATTGAAGGACCATTACCTCAAGAGATATCTTCCcttcaaaatcttcaaacaCTTGACCTTTCTTTCAACCATCTGCAACTCTCTGCCATTCCAAAATGGATGGCAAACATGTCATCACTTTCCAACGTTTACTTGGCTGGTTGTGGAATCCAGGGCCAAATTCCAGATTTTTTCCAAACAACCAATAGTCCAATACAGGAACTGGACTTGTCAGTAAACATTCTCAGTGGAAGCATACCATCATGGATAGGAAGCCTCAGTCAACTCTACTTGTTAAATCTCTCTGGGAACTCTCTGTATTCAGACATCCCTGATTCCTTTAGAAATTTGCAAGATCTTGGTGTCCTTGATCTTCACTCAAATAGACTAACAGGTTCCATAGCTCCAGTATTTGAGATAGAACAAGGTATTTTCGGGGGTTCACTGAAATTTGTCGATCTTTCTGAAAACAGCTTCTCAAGTGGAATTGAAGAAATTGGTGGAGGGCAACTTAGTATTCAGTTTCTGAATTTGTCTCATAACCATCTGGAAGGTAGGTTACCAAATTCAATTGGGAGTTTGAATTCACTTAATTGTTTGGATTTGAGCTTCAACGAATTAGGCTCCAACATCCCAGAAGTGCTGGCAAATTTAACCTCATTGAAGATATTAAAGCTACAGGAAAATCTCTTCACGGGTAAAATTCCAAACGGATTTCTCAAGTTGTTGAAGCTAAAGGAATTAAATGTATCTAACAATCATCTTGAAGGGGAAATTCCAGAGGGTAAACCTTTGGTTGACTTTCCCGAGAGTTCATATTCTGGAAATAAAGGGTTATGTGGAAAGCCTCTCGGTCCTTGTAAACTTTGA